The Alteromonas stellipolaris genome includes a region encoding these proteins:
- a CDS encoding AAA family ATPase, with translation MRKEIQLVHDALSQKIIGKSEQLKLAVTCLLAHGHLLIEDLPGMGKTTLSHALSHVFGLQYSRIQFTSDLLPSDMLGVNVYQSHNGEFQFRHGPIFSQVILADELNRASPKTQSALLEAMEERQVSIDGTTHALPSPFFVIGTQNPGYQSGTYPLPESQLDRFFMRISLGFPNWEAEKAMLQQSTDVQQQTVSCLSQTDLITMQDAVTHVHVSDDVINYILRLVTESRLQGRYPTPLSPRASRALLQAAKAWAYMHDRVFVTPDDVQAIFIAVTEHRLSANTHEHTGPSLSQHLLDSIDPLAA, from the coding sequence ATGCGAAAAGAGATTCAATTAGTGCATGACGCGCTAAGTCAGAAGATTATTGGCAAATCTGAACAGCTAAAACTCGCGGTGACGTGTTTACTTGCTCATGGTCATCTCCTTATTGAAGATTTACCAGGCATGGGTAAAACCACACTTTCTCACGCACTTTCCCATGTATTTGGACTTCAATATTCGCGAATTCAATTTACGTCAGACTTACTCCCATCAGACATGCTTGGCGTGAATGTTTATCAAAGTCACAATGGTGAATTTCAATTTAGGCACGGCCCCATATTTAGCCAAGTTATTCTTGCCGATGAGCTAAACCGAGCAAGCCCTAAAACACAAAGCGCCTTGTTAGAGGCGATGGAAGAACGCCAAGTGAGTATTGATGGCACCACCCACGCGCTACCTTCGCCCTTCTTTGTTATTGGCACTCAAAACCCGGGTTATCAATCTGGCACCTATCCGCTGCCTGAATCACAACTAGACCGCTTTTTTATGCGTATATCACTAGGCTTTCCTAATTGGGAAGCCGAAAAAGCCATGCTGCAGCAATCAACCGACGTTCAGCAGCAGACAGTGTCATGTTTATCGCAGACAGATTTGATCACGATGCAAGATGCGGTTACCCATGTGCACGTTAGCGATGATGTGATTAATTATATATTGCGATTAGTGACAGAGAGTCGCCTACAAGGGCGCTACCCTACCCCATTATCGCCACGGGCTAGCCGAGCTTTGTTGCAGGCAGCCAAAGCTTGGGCTTATATGCACGATAGAGTCTTTGTTACTCCAGATGATGTGCAAGCTATTTTCATTGCCGTTACAGAGCATAGGCTTAGTGCAAATACCCATGAACATACGGGCCCGTCATTAAGTCAGCACTTGTTGGATAGTATCGATCCGCTGGCGGCGTAA
- a CDS encoding DUF58 domain-containing protein, whose amino-acid sequence MFKKVLHKPWLAWLDKRIPPNPSHALNMRSVFILPSRFGWGFIVMCMCLFLLGTNYQNNLMLLLSYLLLSVMLLTLFYSYQNFAAIALSVSPPKSVFANTSAHLTLDRVKHSNYQTKPEGLLQIQWLQFPKLKDTTSITFDIGNQEQRLTIPLLLHTRGEHKLPRITLKSAYPFGLYNCWTHLDFDVKVMAYPEPKAGKLGEVVHHTQDTAGSKEDERQGNEDFFALTDFIEGEPLNRVAWKQVAKTGNWVVKQFSEHRSDDVYLSLPTNIPLEEGLSALTQKIVSMQSQGVHYGLKLGSTTFTPNNSIAHMHQCLSALATYPNTPFAVSHASATPAAAPSATLAAQVADNSVSKGFSK is encoded by the coding sequence ATGTTTAAAAAGGTATTACACAAGCCTTGGCTTGCTTGGCTAGATAAACGTATTCCGCCTAATCCTTCACATGCACTGAATATGCGTTCGGTGTTTATTTTACCAAGCCGTTTTGGCTGGGGATTTATCGTGATGTGTATGTGCTTGTTTCTATTAGGCACTAACTATCAAAATAACCTCATGTTGTTATTAAGCTATTTGTTACTTAGCGTAATGTTACTGACGTTGTTTTACAGCTATCAAAATTTTGCGGCTATTGCCCTTAGTGTGTCGCCTCCAAAATCCGTTTTTGCCAATACGTCAGCACACCTTACTCTCGATCGGGTTAAGCACTCCAACTACCAAACCAAACCTGAAGGTTTATTGCAGATCCAGTGGCTTCAATTCCCGAAGCTCAAAGATACAACCTCAATAACCTTTGATATTGGTAATCAAGAACAACGACTGACTATTCCGTTGTTACTTCATACTAGAGGTGAGCACAAACTACCCCGTATAACGTTAAAAAGTGCCTACCCCTTCGGGTTATATAATTGCTGGACTCACCTAGATTTCGACGTAAAGGTTATGGCATATCCAGAGCCTAAAGCTGGGAAACTTGGTGAAGTGGTTCACCACACGCAAGACACTGCTGGAAGCAAAGAAGATGAGCGACAAGGTAATGAGGACTTTTTTGCCCTTACCGATTTCATTGAAGGCGAACCATTAAATCGGGTAGCGTGGAAACAGGTCGCTAAAACGGGAAACTGGGTGGTAAAGCAGTTTAGTGAACACAGAAGTGATGACGTGTATTTGAGCTTACCGACTAACATTCCACTAGAAGAAGGATTAAGTGCATTAACCCAAAAAATAGTGTCGATGCAATCGCAAGGTGTGCACTATGGTTTAAAACTAGGTAGTACAACTTTTACGCCCAATAATTCTATTGCACACATGCATCAATGCTTAAGTGCACTGGCGACTTACCCCAACACACCTTTTGCGGTCAGCCATGCTTCTGCCACTCCAGCTGCCGCGCCCTCGGCCACATTGGCAGCCCAAGTCGCAGATAATAGCGTCTCGAAAGGCTTTAGCAAATGA
- a CDS encoding transglutaminase family protein, whose translation MNNKANMLLATCFMVLTLSLLTPLLTWVVLLAICAVIMQSALYFRWQEYNPSSRTVNLLAVLSLIALGWFGFSIGLLNSMINLLVIACSLKLMLLSRTKDFLQLFCSCIFLVGCGFIFALGIEAWVGYVAVIVLLFTALSLVYAPARSFRVSMRKSAIILLQAFPLAALLFVVMPQLPPLWQMPTSKSNETGLSDSVTPGDIASLARSSDLAFTATFEQSPPLAEQRYWRAMTMEAFDGKTWTISPRRKQAEAQLKTMGRSLAAPSPNGSLTPSENYQLIVEPNNQRWLYSLDVSAENTDLDNPEMWRQFNYALRAARPIVGKRAFYLSYFPDTPLVSEIYDFDYQLNIQYPIDSNLRTQAWVKQLTANAKSEQSIAEDILRHFKTGGFSYTLQPNAMPNSPIDTFMFEAKAGFCAHYASAMVFALRVAGIPARMVTGYQGGELLSDNVIQVRQYDAHAWVEALIDGVWVSYDPTSMVAPSRITFGLEQALADFNETRNEGMFKDLGSAELFLSIRGWFRQLDYQWSRLVLGFDNQTQTDLLKKLLGDLTSQKMTLFFLSVLGIVSIFLLVLFFPVRRRSTLPKHQRIYLNAVELVSNFTEIARKNKGSTAYFKQVKPFLPVHAASLFGTLTQDFEHAQYQGATDGGRDGQKQKERTMADTLAALQKDLKRTKAN comes from the coding sequence ATGAACAATAAAGCAAATATGCTGCTAGCCACCTGCTTTATGGTATTAACGCTTAGCCTTCTTACCCCATTACTAACTTGGGTGGTATTGCTCGCCATATGCGCGGTTATTATGCAAAGCGCATTGTATTTTAGGTGGCAAGAATATAACCCAAGTAGCCGCACCGTAAATTTGTTAGCGGTACTGTCCTTAATAGCGCTAGGTTGGTTCGGTTTTTCTATTGGTTTACTCAATAGCATGATTAATCTTTTAGTCATCGCCTGCTCATTGAAGCTTATGCTGCTTTCAAGAACAAAAGATTTTTTACAGCTTTTCTGCTCCTGCATATTTCTTGTGGGCTGCGGTTTTATTTTTGCGTTAGGTATAGAGGCATGGGTAGGTTATGTTGCGGTAATTGTTCTTTTGTTTACTGCATTATCATTGGTATACGCCCCCGCTAGAAGCTTTAGGGTGTCTATGCGTAAATCGGCGATAATACTGCTGCAAGCATTTCCTTTGGCTGCACTGTTATTTGTAGTTATGCCGCAGCTTCCACCTTTATGGCAAATGCCGACGTCTAAATCGAATGAAACGGGTTTATCAGACTCGGTCACGCCAGGAGATATTGCTTCACTGGCGAGATCGTCCGATTTAGCTTTCACTGCAACCTTTGAGCAAAGCCCGCCTTTGGCCGAACAGCGATATTGGCGCGCCATGACGATGGAAGCCTTTGATGGTAAAACGTGGACAATTAGCCCAAGACGAAAACAAGCTGAAGCACAGCTTAAAACCATGGGTCGAAGTCTTGCGGCGCCCTCACCTAATGGATCACTAACACCCTCAGAAAACTATCAGTTGATTGTAGAGCCAAACAATCAGCGCTGGCTTTATTCTCTTGATGTGTCGGCTGAAAACACAGATTTAGACAACCCTGAGATGTGGCGTCAGTTTAATTATGCATTACGAGCAGCACGTCCAATTGTAGGTAAGCGAGCGTTCTATTTAAGCTACTTTCCAGATACACCACTTGTCAGTGAGATATATGATTTTGATTATCAGCTTAATATTCAATACCCAATAGACAGTAATCTACGTACTCAAGCGTGGGTAAAGCAGCTAACGGCAAATGCAAAAAGCGAGCAAAGTATTGCCGAAGATATTTTACGTCACTTTAAAACCGGTGGGTTTAGTTACACCCTACAACCTAACGCTATGCCGAACTCGCCTATAGACACCTTTATGTTTGAAGCAAAGGCAGGATTTTGTGCCCACTATGCCAGCGCCATGGTGTTTGCCCTTCGGGTTGCGGGTATTCCTGCTCGTATGGTGACAGGTTATCAAGGTGGTGAGTTATTAAGTGATAACGTAATACAAGTTCGCCAATATGATGCCCACGCTTGGGTAGAAGCGTTAATAGACGGCGTTTGGGTGTCGTACGATCCTACCAGTATGGTGGCACCATCACGCATTACCTTTGGGTTAGAACAAGCGTTAGCCGATTTTAACGAAACCCGAAATGAAGGCATGTTTAAAGACTTAGGTTCTGCTGAACTATTTTTATCTATCAGAGGGTGGTTTCGCCAACTGGATTATCAGTGGAGTAGACTAGTACTGGGTTTTGATAATCAAACACAAACTGATTTATTAAAAAAGCTTCTTGGCGATTTAACCTCTCAAAAAATGACGCTCTTCTTTTTAAGCGTACTTGGAATAGTGAGTATTTTTTTGCTGGTGTTGTTCTTCCCTGTTAGAAGAAGGTCGACCCTGCCTAAACATCAACGCATTTATTTAAACGCCGTTGAGTTGGTGTCGAATTTCACTGAGATAGCGAGAAAGAATAAAGGAAGCACTGCCTACTTCAAACAAGTGAAACCTTTTTTACCAGTACATGCAGCGTCGCTATTTGGCACGCTTACTCAAGATTTTGAACATGCACAATATCAAGGTGCCACAGACGGAGGTCGCGATGGCCAAAAGCAAAAAGAACGTACTATGGCAGATACACTTGCTGCGTTACAAAAAGACTTAAAACGAACAAAAGCTAATTAA
- a CDS encoding formate/nitrite transporter family protein, producing the protein MAYLLPAEFATKMVDAGESKIYMSTRDTLIRAFMAGAILALAAVFAITIAVQTGIFLLGAVLFPVGFCMLYLMGFDLLTGVFVLTPLAWLAKRPGVTPKQILRNWGLVFLGNFGGALTVAFMMSFIFTMGYNVDGGAIAAKVASIGEARTLGYAEHGTAGWFTIFIRGMLCNWMVSLGVVGAMISTHVSGKVLAMWMPIMLFFFMGFEHSVVNMFLFPFGLIMGGEFSIMDYFVWNEIPTALGNLVGGLAFTGLTIYSTHVKTAPKRKIAVAEKAPAKVAAV; encoded by the coding sequence ATGGCTTATTTACTTCCCGCCGAGTTTGCTACGAAAATGGTAGATGCCGGTGAATCTAAAATCTACATGTCTACACGCGATACACTTATTCGTGCGTTTATGGCTGGTGCAATATTAGCGCTAGCCGCCGTATTCGCCATTACTATTGCCGTACAAACAGGCATCTTCTTGCTGGGTGCGGTATTGTTCCCGGTCGGCTTTTGTATGCTGTATTTAATGGGATTCGATCTGCTAACCGGCGTATTTGTACTTACTCCACTTGCGTGGCTTGCTAAGCGTCCCGGTGTTACCCCTAAACAAATTTTACGTAACTGGGGTCTAGTGTTTTTAGGTAACTTTGGTGGTGCACTAACTGTTGCCTTTATGATGTCTTTCATTTTCACCATGGGTTACAACGTAGATGGTGGCGCTATTGCTGCTAAAGTGGCTAGCATTGGTGAAGCAAGAACATTAGGTTACGCCGAACATGGTACTGCAGGTTGGTTTACCATTTTTATTCGCGGCATGCTATGTAACTGGATGGTATCGCTAGGTGTAGTTGGCGCTATGATCTCTACTCATGTAAGTGGAAAAGTACTGGCCATGTGGATGCCTATTATGCTGTTCTTTTTCATGGGCTTCGAGCACTCTGTTGTTAACATGTTCTTATTCCCATTCGGTCTTATCATGGGTGGTGAATTCTCTATCATGGATTACTTCGTATGGAACGAAATTCCAACAGCCCTTGGTAACCTAGTGGGTGGTTTAGCGTTTACTGGTTTAACTATCTACAGTACACACGTTAAAACTGCACCTAAGCGTAAAATCGCTGTTGCTGAAAAAGCACCAGCTAAAGTCGCTGCAGTATAA
- a CDS encoding bifunctional protein-serine/threonine kinase/phosphatase, with protein sequence MQIQSLSLHYSECSSAGVKPINQDACDAFIPANTSPALTLKGAAFALADGISSSTVSQIASDLAIKDFIKQYFCTPETWGVAQSAKTVIQSINASLYTKTQQSPFCYTPDKGYVCTFSAVIVKGDTAHIFHVGDARVCLYTDEKLQILTQSHRVNHSQYESYLANALGVHANVDIDYLTVPLKAGDTLILMTDGVYEYVSSLAIASLISTVHASENDASVHDNSIQNSSIQKNPTRNKKGTPLAQRLVDLALGNDSDDNVSCQCITVASVGDGKFLTPEYAVDETSLPIIKQLTVGEIIDGYRIERQLYQSARSHVFLAWDENTKAHIVIKIPSTELAQDSHYLEHFALEEWLARRIKSNHVINVPARTKPPSCMYTISEYIEGQNLTQWLTDNPKPDVEKVRSIIEQVAQGLMAMHREGLLHQDIRPENIMIEASGNCKIIDLGSARVAGISDALFEHESDIMGTAAYVAPEYFLGDNGCDQSDLYSLAVLTYYLLSDRFPYGTQVAKTRTVAAQHKLKYQSVLDDRRPIPAWIDATLKRALQPNPEKRFTSLSEFTYHLRQPSPAFLNRVTAPLIQRHPLKFWQGLSLLLVISNLVTFLLLFGSH encoded by the coding sequence ATGCAGATACAGTCTTTATCACTTCACTATAGCGAATGTAGCAGCGCTGGCGTTAAGCCTATAAATCAAGACGCTTGCGATGCATTTATTCCCGCTAACACTAGCCCAGCATTAACATTAAAAGGCGCCGCCTTTGCGCTTGCCGATGGCATAAGTAGCAGTACTGTTAGCCAAATAGCCAGTGATTTAGCGATTAAAGATTTTATAAAACAATACTTTTGTACCCCTGAAACTTGGGGAGTAGCGCAAAGCGCTAAAACTGTTATACAAAGTATTAATGCCTCTTTATATACCAAAACCCAGCAAAGCCCTTTTTGCTATACCCCTGATAAGGGCTATGTATGCACTTTTTCAGCGGTTATCGTTAAAGGCGATACGGCACATATATTCCATGTGGGTGATGCTAGAGTGTGTTTGTACACTGATGAAAAGCTGCAAATACTTACCCAATCTCATCGAGTGAACCACTCACAATACGAATCTTACCTCGCTAACGCACTGGGCGTGCATGCTAATGTCGACATCGATTACCTTACGGTACCGTTAAAAGCAGGCGACACCCTTATTCTAATGACAGATGGCGTTTATGAGTATGTTTCTTCCCTCGCGATTGCTTCACTGATATCGACGGTGCACGCATCTGAGAATGACGCTTCTGTTCATGACAATTCTATTCAAAACAGTTCAATTCAAAAAAATCCTACTCGGAACAAGAAGGGCACACCTCTCGCGCAGCGCCTGGTAGATTTGGCGCTAGGAAACGACAGCGATGACAATGTTTCTTGCCAATGTATAACGGTAGCGAGCGTGGGCGATGGCAAGTTCTTAACACCGGAATATGCGGTTGATGAAACGTCACTTCCTATTATTAAGCAGTTAACTGTAGGGGAGATAATAGATGGCTACCGCATTGAACGACAGCTATACCAATCGGCTAGAAGCCATGTTTTCTTAGCGTGGGATGAAAATACCAAAGCACATATCGTTATTAAAATACCGTCTACTGAACTGGCACAAGACAGCCACTACCTTGAGCACTTTGCATTAGAAGAATGGCTAGCACGGCGAATTAAATCTAACCACGTGATTAATGTACCTGCCCGTACGAAGCCGCCTTCATGTATGTATACCATTAGCGAATATATTGAGGGGCAGAACTTAACGCAGTGGCTAACCGACAACCCTAAGCCAGATGTTGAAAAAGTACGAAGTATTATTGAGCAGGTAGCCCAAGGTTTAATGGCTATGCATCGAGAAGGGCTGCTTCATCAAGATATTCGCCCTGAAAACATCATGATTGAAGCGTCAGGTAACTGCAAAATAATAGATTTAGGTTCGGCACGTGTTGCAGGTATTAGTGACGCATTATTTGAACATGAAAGTGACATTATGGGCACGGCAGCGTATGTTGCCCCTGAATATTTCCTAGGCGATAATGGCTGTGATCAATCTGACCTTTATTCCCTTGCCGTTCTAACCTATTACTTACTCAGCGACCGTTTTCCCTATGGAACACAGGTGGCCAAAACCCGTACCGTTGCAGCGCAGCACAAACTCAAATACCAATCGGTACTTGATGATAGACGCCCCATCCCCGCATGGATAGATGCAACGTTGAAGCGCGCGTTACAGCCTAACCCTGAAAAGCGTTTTACCAGCTTATCTGAGTTTACCTATCATCTTCGCCAGCCTAGCCCCGCTTTTCTTAATCGCGTGACAGCCCCGTTAATACAACGTCATCCGCTCAAATTTTGGCAAGGATTATCCCTGCTGTTAGTTATTAGCAATTTAGTTACCTTCTTACTGCTTTTTGGCAGTCACTAA
- the cynS gene encoding cyanase, giving the protein MITNRTQVTDMIQSSKISKGIKWSEIAHAVGQSKEWSTAACLGQMAMTKAQATAVGEMLELSDEAIAWLQIAPYKGSLPTEVPTDPLIYRWYELVSVYGTTLKELIHEEFGDGIMSAIDFSMDLQRENDPKGDRVSVVMSGKFLPYKMY; this is encoded by the coding sequence ATGATTACCAATCGAACTCAAGTTACCGACATGATCCAGTCTTCAAAAATTTCTAAAGGCATTAAATGGAGTGAGATTGCCCACGCTGTTGGGCAGTCAAAAGAATGGAGTACCGCTGCGTGCCTAGGCCAAATGGCCATGACTAAAGCGCAAGCCACTGCCGTGGGCGAAATGCTTGAATTAAGTGATGAAGCCATTGCTTGGTTACAAATTGCGCCTTACAAAGGTTCGTTGCCTACCGAAGTGCCCACCGATCCGCTTATCTACCGCTGGTACGAATTAGTCAGTGTTTACGGTACAACACTAAAAGAACTTATTCACGAAGAATTTGGTGACGGCATTATGAGCGCTATTGATTTTTCAATGGACTTGCAGCGCGAGAACGACCCGAAAGGTGACCGCGTAAGTGTGGTGATGTCTGGAAAGTTCCTACCGTACAAGATGTATTAA
- the fusA gene encoding elongation factor G produces the protein MSDLSLYRNIGIFAHVDAGKTTTTERILKLTGKIHKTGEVHDGESTTDFMEQEAERGITIQSAAVSCFWKDHRFNVIDTPGHVDFTVEVYRSLKVLDGGIGVFCGSGGVEPQSETNWRYANESEVARIIFVNKLDRMGADFYRVTEQVRKVLGAVPLIMTLPIGIEDDFVGVVDVLTKQAYVWDDTGLPENYEIKDIPADMVDKVDEYHEMLIETAVEQDDDLMEAYMEGETPSVEDIKRCIRKGTRDLAFFPTFCGSAFKNKGVQLVLDAVVDYLPSPTEVDPQPLMDEEGNENGEHAIVSADETFKALAFKIMDDRFGALTFVRIYSGKLNKGDTILNSFTGKTERVGRMVEMQADERIELSSAQAGDIIAIVGMKNVQTGHTLCDPKDPVTLEPMVFPTPVISIAVQPKDKGGNEKMGIAIGKMIAEDPSFQVETDEDSGETILKGMGELHLDIKVDILKRTYGVDLIVGQPQVAYRETITQEIEDSYTHKKQSGGSGQFGKIDYRIKPGEAGSGFTFTSSVVGGNVPKEFWPAVEKGFKSMMGEGVLAGFPVLDVEVELFDGGFHAVDSSAIAFEIAAKGAFRQSIPKAGAQLLEPIMKVDVFTPEDHVGDVIGDLNRRRGMLSDQEAGLTGVRIKADVPLSEMFGYIGSLRTMTSGRGQFSMEFSHYAACPQNVADKVMEEAKARKAAK, from the coding sequence ATGTCAGACTTATCCCTTTACAGAAACATTGGTATTTTCGCCCACGTAGACGCGGGTAAAACTACCACTACAGAACGTATTTTGAAGCTTACTGGTAAAATCCATAAAACCGGTGAAGTACACGACGGTGAGTCAACTACTGACTTCATGGAACAAGAAGCTGAGCGTGGTATTACTATCCAGTCGGCAGCAGTAAGCTGTTTCTGGAAAGATCACCGCTTCAACGTTATCGATACTCCTGGACACGTTGACTTTACAGTTGAAGTTTACCGTTCATTAAAAGTATTAGACGGCGGTATCGGTGTATTCTGTGGTTCTGGTGGTGTTGAACCGCAATCAGAAACTAACTGGCGTTATGCTAACGAATCAGAAGTTGCACGTATTATATTCGTAAACAAATTAGACCGTATGGGTGCTGATTTTTACCGTGTAACTGAGCAAGTACGTAAAGTACTTGGTGCTGTACCTCTAATCATGACGTTGCCAATTGGTATCGAAGATGACTTCGTAGGTGTAGTAGACGTATTGACTAAACAAGCATACGTTTGGGACGACACTGGTCTTCCTGAAAACTACGAAATCAAAGATATTCCTGCAGACATGGTAGACAAAGTTGATGAATACCATGAAATGCTTATCGAAACTGCTGTAGAGCAAGACGATGACCTAATGGAAGCGTACATGGAAGGTGAAACACCTTCGGTTGAAGACATCAAGCGTTGTATCCGTAAAGGTACACGTGACCTTGCTTTCTTCCCTACGTTCTGTGGTTCTGCATTCAAAAACAAAGGTGTTCAACTAGTACTTGACGCTGTTGTTGATTACTTACCGTCTCCTACAGAAGTTGATCCTCAGCCTCTAATGGACGAAGAAGGTAACGAAAATGGTGAACATGCAATCGTATCTGCTGATGAAACGTTTAAAGCGTTAGCATTTAAGATCATGGATGACCGTTTCGGTGCACTAACATTCGTACGTATCTATTCTGGTAAATTGAATAAGGGTGACACCATCCTTAACTCATTCACTGGTAAAACTGAGCGTGTTGGCCGTATGGTTGAGATGCAAGCTGACGAACGTATTGAGTTATCTAGCGCGCAAGCGGGTGACATCATTGCTATCGTAGGCATGAAGAACGTACAAACTGGTCACACATTATGTGATCCGAAAGATCCAGTAACACTTGAGCCAATGGTTTTCCCAACTCCAGTAATCTCGATTGCTGTTCAGCCTAAAGATAAAGGCGGAAACGAGAAGATGGGTATCGCTATCGGTAAAATGATTGCAGAAGATCCTTCTTTCCAAGTTGAAACTGATGAAGATTCAGGCGAAACCATCCTTAAAGGTATGGGTGAGCTTCACTTAGACATCAAAGTAGATATTCTTAAGCGTACTTACGGTGTAGACCTTATTGTTGGTCAACCTCAAGTTGCTTACCGTGAAACTATCACTCAAGAAATTGAAGATAGCTACACGCATAAGAAACAATCTGGTGGTTCTGGTCAGTTCGGTAAAATCGACTACCGCATCAAGCCTGGCGAAGCTGGTTCTGGCTTTACGTTCACATCATCTGTTGTTGGTGGTAACGTACCGAAAGAATTCTGGCCTGCAGTAGAGAAAGGCTTTAAGTCAATGATGGGCGAAGGTGTTCTAGCTGGCTTCCCAGTACTAGACGTTGAAGTTGAACTTTTTGATGGTGGTTTCCACGCAGTAGATTCATCTGCAATCGCGTTCGAAATTGCTGCTAAAGGCGCTTTCCGTCAATCTATTCCTAAAGCGGGTGCACAACTTCTTGAGCCAATCATGAAAGTTGACGTATTCACGCCGGAAGATCACGTTGGTGACGTAATTGGTGACCTTAACCGTCGTCGTGGTATGCTAAGCGACCAAGAAGCTGGTTTAACTGGCGTTCGCATTAAAGCAGACGTTCCGTTATCAGAAATGTTCGGTTACATCGGTTCACTACGTACAATGACATCTGGTCGTGGTCAGTTCTCTATGGAGTTCTCACACTACGCAGCTTGTCCACAAAACGTAGCTGACAAAGTAATGGAAGAAGCTAAAGCACGTAAAGCAGCTAAGTAA